tttttttatgtcaaCTAACGTCAGCTACCAAGTTACTTGCCTCATTTTATGGTAATCACCTTgcgcacttttttcatcaCTCGTTGAAGAAATGCGCACAATTGTCGTTGTTTTACTATGTTTCGTAATGCAAAAGATGTAAAAAATGGTTTAATTATCCTCATTCCTTCTCATCGGATGACTGCCACTCCCCACTTAGCGACGTGCTATTTTGGTTTTATCacgatttctcatttttttgaactatGTAACTAAAAACTTGTACCTAATTGTTTTTAATGgtttaaatttgtttattgatCTTTGAACGTAATGCGCTTTTGCGCTTTTCGAGCATCGAAGCATTAATCACATGTTGCGATGATTCACGGCTCATGTGATGACTTAGACGTACCAATTGCTCCAAAATAGCGATTCCGTTGGCGTCATTGTATGACTATACCAATCAAGTAGATTAGGTACAGCGTATTTATATATCTGAACTAGGTGCCTCGTTAATCCACCTGATTAAGAAATTGTATGAagaatccgcttgggacgtaGATTTACGACTATTTCTAAATTGTTTGCTCATAGTGGCTTGAGATGGAAACGTTATCGGTGACACTGTCCGGAGAGCTGCCTTCTCTTATGTGCAGCTGTAATCAGTTCAtaaatgtggaagaaaatctattgtaaggtgcgaaaatacgaaaatgtAGTGCTGGTAGAGCAGTATGGATGCTTTATTGTAGCATTCGACGTTGTATTTGTGATGATTTTGTATTCGCAGGGCTTATTTCTTACAGTTAAGAAGTTGCCTTAACTTTCGCACAACATTGCCTGGATTTTCGCTTTACACGAACATCTTGTTATACTTGAGTAATAGTGAACAAAAATCTTTGCAACCTCTATCGACACTTTTTTAATTACAGAGAGCATCGGCTTGTTActcgtttcttttcacatGCTAGTTTTTATAGGTTGTAcgttctggatttcttttaattttaattaatttcaaaacattgaGACTTCTTCCATTTTGATTAAAAAGAGAGGCGAGAAAAGAGCGCATAACGCTTAACGGGACCAGACTGAATCGAATTTCTTCATCTCAAGTTAAACATTTAGTCGATATTTTGTGACTATGTTCAAGTTTTTCTATAAGAACTCAATTTGCTGTTTTATAATTAGGTTTTCTCCGAGATCAAAACTCACACAttcatttcaggtggattccAAAATTTCCGACTGCAATTTCCACAACAGTGCGAAAGCGAACATTCAAGCGGTGTTTGTGGTATGAGCCGTTTGTCGGCTAGCATTTCACAGCCGTGCCTTTCATCCATCAGCCTGCAATCTGCTCCGGATGGTCCTACGCAGATATTTCCCTTCATGTACCTCGGCAGTCAACAGGACGCTCTCGATACGGAACAAATGAGGGTGCGTTTGGAAGTTGCAGATGAACTACTTCAACTGCTATAATGCATGTGTTGTCTCATCTCGTTTCTCAGCTATCCTTTTCCAGAAACGAGGCATAACACACGTGGTCAACTTGTCAATTGGATGTCCGCGTGCATCATCTATCACGAGCGATGAGAATTTTCTCCGAATCCCTGTGAACGATTCGTATCAAGAGAAGCTGTCGCCACATTTTGAAACCGCGTGGGAATTTCTGGGTGAGTCACGAGAACGTTTTGAGCGGCGTTGTTGTCGAGACTACTTTCGGGATTGAATTGTCCCAGTGCTGGTTTAGGCAAGTAAACAGAATCAAGAGTGAGAGCAAGAGCATTTATTGTTCAGTTTTATTAAGAAACTTCTGTCCTATCTTCAAATTGCAAATTTTAGTACATCCTGTTTATTCGCATGATTTGCTTAAATTGGAAGAACTGGGTGGAGCTAACTAATTGTAAAGTTAACTCCCAAGAATTTGGCCAGTTCCACCAAAAATGTCTCTTTATTAGTAATCAGAATCAGAATCAAATAATCAGATTAAGCGATTTCACGCAAACAATGGGAAAAATCAGCGTCCCCAGAAACACCTAAATGAAAACCAATTGCAGAAGGAGTTCGGCGGTCTGGGAATGTGGTACTCATTCACTGTTTAGCTGGCATATCACGTAGTCCTACCTTAGCTATTTCATATGTAATGCGGTACAAGAATATGTCGTCCGAAGATGCTTATAGGTAGGATGATGCACTCTTCAGTATCTGCTTAAGAATTATTccaaaactatgaaaaatggTTACGCAAAGCTCCCCGTTCAGGTTGGTAAAGGAGAAGCGGCCGTCGATTTCgccaaatttcaatttcatgggTCAACTGCTTGAGTATGAGCAGTTGTTAATCAAAAAAGGCCTCTTGTCAGCAGAGGCCTCGTCAAAACGGGTAGATCGACCACTTTCGCTCAAGCAAGAATTCGACTCAGAGGTGAGTGAAAATGTGATAAAATCCCCATGAAATTCATATATttacctcgttttttttctaggacaaTGACTCTTCTGTTGGTCCCGCAACGAAAGTCCCGAAATCTGCCTCTACTCATTGTGTGTTTTTCGATCGGCCACGTGACTTTTCCATAACCACCACAGCACGAGTGAATGAGAACGGTAAACGCGGACTGAACGACTCACTGGATCGTCCGAAAGTCCTCGGGTTGTATAACGCTGACACGAAAAGACACATCGCGGAAGAACTGCCGTCACCGTCAACGGAGCTGTCCAAGCTGACTTTTGCCGGTGGATTGCCCTCACCGTCTTCACCCATGGTTGATCACGCAAGTCTTTCGCTGTCAAACCCGTGCTTCGTTTCACCGACTCGGGAAGCACTTCATCCGGAGGCAGCGAGTACACATACCGAGGAGTGTGAGACGAGTCGGCGTAGCTACTTCAAGCACCGCATCGTTTCATTGTTCAAGGTGGGGCTCActatattattacttttatccCTTcgtgttgctgttgttgtaaTGGATATAAATGAGATCCGAAGGAGAAGCAGATAGTTGCAGTTTTGCAGTTGCAGATGTCCTTTTTTGATCTTCCATTTTGAACATATTTCGTTAAAGAGTAGATGCAGAATGACGAGAAAGGGTAATATTCTTCTTGAAGTACACCTTAAAACTTGTTAGTTCATCAGTCTAAGatatcaagatttttttccgaagttGTACGACTAGCTATTCCCATCTTCATGTTATAAAGTTACTTCTAAACAGAAATATTGAAGTATCCATTTTTATAGAAAGCACCACTATGCAGGGACTCCTGAAAAGTGCATGTTTTAAATTCAACGTGTTTCGAGGGCAAAACGTCGGCCTGACATCgagttcatttgtttttgcaatCGAACCAGTTACAATTAACAATAACCTTTATGTTATCTATCTAATCGGGCGTTTATTGGAATGAAACCTGCACATTTTTTGCTGTGTTTTCTAATAGGTTTGATTAGTAATAATCCACATACGGAGAAAAGTGGCACTTTCATGGAATCCTTGGGATCTctattcatgaaaaaaacgGCACAATCGAAAAAAGACACGGCATTGAGTAAAAACAAACTGACTCATTACTTATTTGAAGTAGACGTCTATTCAAATCTTTTACTTGTTGTCCCTTTGCTTATTGAGTGACTCACAACCGAAACCTGATGGGAAAGTTGACAATtaatactttatcctttttagaAGATGTATTCTCGCTTTCTGTCGAATTTTAACAACGTTATTGTAAATGAGCCATGAGTAACTAAGATCTCCAGCTGTTCActtgtgatttctttttcgtgcTGTAATTCTTTACCTCATCGTTTACAGTCTCATCAATCTACCACCTGCTGTCCACAATCTCCGCAGCTCAAGACCTCTCGCCCGGAGAACCTTCAGTCAGCTGGGTTACCGTTCTTCGGCTTGAGaaagttgaacaaggcgaACAGTCCAATGCTCCTCACAACAACTGAGGAGGCTGAATCTCCTGAATCAGGCTACCAGGTTGCTAACTTTCCTTGTTAAGTTATCCGTTTAGTAAGCAATATTTCCTTTTCAACTAGCTGGTCGTTGTAGTTTCAGGATGACGAATATAAGACATCTCCAGAAGATCTAGACCGTGTTTCAATCAGCTCGACAGGTAGCGAAATTACGGTTCAATAGCCTTGTTCAAAAATGTCTATCGGCCGATTTATTATGGTTTTTCGATCTACTCtcactgaaaatatttttcatcttctgcAATTATCTGTCATCTTTGGCAGCTGTCATGTCCGTCTTCAATTCTATATCTTGCACACGGGTATTTCATATGTGACTTTACTCTTTTACGGACCACTATAAGTAGTCTAGAATATATCACAACACAGCCATTTACAGTGTCTCTCAGTCAGTCGTGTTGCACATCCTTTCTCGAATAATGTTGTACACATTTAACCTGTATATTAtatgttttactttttattttcgcaTTGTTATGACTAGATAGATGTAAGTGTAAGTTGATTCCAACCTCTTCCTAGTATAAAAGGTAATAAGTTTTGAGAGTTGTGAGATGTTGCACATGTATCTGATGACATAACATTACTTCTTCTTACACTGCTAAAATTGGGTTATTGTGAGAGCCGCGTATGGATGCAGAAGTTTTTCTATATAATTAACGGTTCAACTGTAAGTCATGTCTCATTGCATTTAGTGTTCGTTTACACActgcgcttttttttcatttaagcCAAATTCTGAGCAATAGTAGAAATTTTGTCTCAAATgctgatttcatttcattgagGTGCAGCTTTTTGTTGCACTGAACCacaggaaaaatgaagaataagaacggattttttccaaatccattACGTCCTGAGATTTTGGATCGGGTTTTTGTCGTAGCAGTTCGGATGCGAGTGGTTGTGATAACAGTGACAGTTGTTATCCATCACGGAAGCGCGCGTACTATTGCCTTATACGGTTCATGTGTGCGTAATTTCTACTATTTGTTTTCTCTACTGATACGAGGTACCAGGTGAACAATGTAGGAATTTTTTAAGTTCATGTGATAGTTTCGCTTAGTTCTATGGTTCAGTTAGAAATAGTTGTGACGTAGTAACGGGTCAAAGCGTTCGTCATAGATTTCTCTGCGAAAGTCGTATCGCACCGTATAAATTGGTCATGGTAGGCTTTcataaaacatttctttttgaattaagCCTTCCAGATTAGTTTTTAATAGCCTTTAACTGAACATTACAACTGCGTACAATTTTCTCAACAGAGCGGTGACATTTTGACGGATTCAATGAGAAATTTCGGCAACCGCAGCAGTAATATGGCGTACCTTTGAAGGAACTGGTGTGATGAGTCGCAGCATGAGAACGGAAGGCTATTAAAATGAAGAGAACACTACTGACATAACAGGATGGGAAAAATCGAATGGAATACATACGAAGGGAAGAAGGCCACCCTGAAAGCACaagtgaaataagaaaattacaTACTGAAGTTGTATGGTCGTTTTCGTTGCTAGTCTTTTTCTCTCAATGTGAAGAGAATACACTTCAATTCACAGTTAATTCGTGAAGTTTGCTGTCAAGGAAGCAAGGGCCTTCCGGATTGCGACCCGGGTCCAGTGAAAACTGGCGttttaatttggaaaaaataatgtgaCCATTGAATACATATTATAGACTCATCACCTCGAATCTACTTTGTCACTTTTTATCATGCAGACAATAAAATCTTGTTATCTCAAACGCGATCAAAAGTGAAACATACAGAAAGTTTGACGGAGTTGTGTGCAAAGAACAGTTGTAATCCAAACATTCAAGATGAAGACTTGTTGTTTATCTTTCACATGGCTCACAAATTTATGCACACGTGACAGTGCCTATGCGTGATTTTCCTTTTGACGTGGGCAAGTCATTGAACCAAGTAACTTTGTTGCCAAATCTAACGACTATTACGATGTTGTGGTTACCAGTCTTGCATTCTGAGAGTAATTACCATAAGAAATGCGATGGTATGGCGCTAAGGTTTTGTTTacatcttctttgtttttgtttattcctttctaattcCCTAGAAGTTAGCTGTTtaatagaagagaaaactttttgaataaaaaaaaacagtcattACATTGTACTCAATATCTCGGTGCAATATTGGCtgtaataagaagaaaagtccCATTGCGCCGCAGCAATGCCGTTCGAATTTGCATTTAAAGAATCTGCTAGCTGTAAAAGCAAAACACGAAGATCAGTCTTTTGCAtcttttatgaaaatattctGTGCAGATTGCCCGTTCCCTTTTGGACATACTGTACAGCTTCATATACTGTGAGTACTCTTTTCAAGGCGTGATATGGCGGAGTGTACATGTTTGGCTGAGGACTTCAATGATGAAAGCGATCCAATGGAGGCCTTGCTCGCCCGGcacaggaaagaaaagaaagcctTAAAAGGTGCTCTGTTAGGTTTATTTATGACTCTCTTCATATACTTGGATGTAAAGATAGTGCCGAGCACTCAAAACTACTCTAATTGAACTGCATTTTGGGCACAAAATGGTTCTTACAGCACACCAACCGTTTTTAATCGTCAATTGGCTTTCTTATTTGAGAAagcgatagttcatcaatcgacagTTCATCACTGGAATTGAATAGATGATTCAGTCGGGtgaaacctaagcattagtcttcgaGGATCTTGACACGTAGACTAAAGCtgctaaaaggaaaaaagaatatggaACTGGATTTCCCAACGCTTTAACTTTACGAAACTCTCTAAACAGGCTtactggaagtaaataactgtcGTATCATGTTCTAGTGTAGAAATa
This is a stretch of genomic DNA from Necator americanus strain Aroian chromosome II, whole genome shotgun sequence. It encodes these proteins:
- a CDS encoding hypothetical protein (NECATOR_CHRII.G7717.T3) — its product is MTSLNDVIFDGIRHNILRGGAAVDSDGVRAYEGAECSKQWRRCAFCAWCRTASPPAPVLQSSSRSINNRIQYGQGMTVSLQGMEISAASLAAIVRNADATTLIVDCRCLADFKQSHICRATNPFYSKLLQRRLLEDKVDHVRLANQLRSTLCGKEFENGMVDVVLYADEQPEKQSTRFCSKRRINASAQTECPVKILRKLRDQLECTNVFGKIQVLEGVELIHSPKMREDKKKKKNKQKARRPKAKLQVQQPQKSATLQPAEASAGSEEPSTSGFQNFRLQFPQQCESEHSSGVCGMSRLSASISQPCLSSISLQSAPDGPTQIFPFMYLGSQQDALDTEQMRKRGITHVVNLSIGCPRASSITSDENFLRIPVNDSYQEKLSPHFETAWEFLEGVRRSGNVVLIHCLAGISRSPTLAISYVMRYKNMSSEDAYRLVKEKRPSISPNFNFMGQLLEYEQLLIKKGLLSAEASSKRVDRPLSLKQEFDSEDNDSSVGPATKVPKSASTHCVFFDRPRDFSITTTARVNENGKRGLNDSLDRPKVLGLYNADTKRHIAEELPSPSTELSKLTFAGGLPSPSSPMVDHASLSLSNPCFVSPTREALHPEAASTHTEECETSRRSYFKHRIVSLFKSHQSTTCCPQSPQLKTSRPENLQSAGLPFFGLRKLNKANSPMLLTTTEEAESPESGYQDDEYKTSPEDLDRVSISSTGSEITVQ
- a CDS encoding hypothetical protein (NECATOR_CHRII.G7717.T2) encodes the protein MTSLNDVIFDGIRHNILRGGAAVDSDGVRAYEGAECSKQWRRCAFCAWCRTASPPAPVLQSSSRSINNRIQYGQGMTVSLQGMEISAASLAAIVRNADATTLIVDCRCLADFKQSHICRATNPFYSKLLQRRLLEDKVDHVRLANQLRSTLCGKEFENGMVDVVLYADEQPEKQSTRFCSKRRINASAQTECPVKILRKLRDQLECTNVFGKIQVLEGGFQNFRLQFPQQCESEHSSGVCGMSRLSASISQPCLSSISLQSAPDGPTQIFPFMYLGSQQDALDTEQMRKRGITHVVNLSIGCPRASSITSDENFLRIPVNDSYQEKLSPHFETAWEFLEGVRRSGNVVLIHCLAGISRSPTLAISYVMRYKNMSSEDAYRLVKEKRPSISPNFNFMGQLLEYEQLLIKKGLLSAEASSKRVDRPLSLKQEFDSEDNDSSVGPATKVPKSASTHCVFFDRPRDFSITTTARVNENGKRGLNDSLDRPKVLGLYNADTKRHIAEELPSPSTELSKLTFAGGLPSPSSPMVDHASLSLSNPCFVSPTREALHPEAASTHTEECETSRRSYFKHRIVSLFKSHQSTTCCPQSPQLKTSRPENLQSAGLPFFGLRKLNKANSPMLLTTTEEAESPESGYQDDEYKTSPEDLDRVSISSTGSEITVQ
- a CDS encoding hypothetical protein (NECATOR_CHRII.G7717.T1), with the translated sequence MTVSLQGMEISAASLAAIVRNADATTLIVDCRCLADFKQSHICRATNPFYSKLLQRRLLEDKVDHVRLANQLRSTLCGKEFENGMVDVVLYADEQPEKQSTRFCSKRRINASAQTECPVKILRKLRDQLECTNVFGKIQVLEGGFQNFRLQFPQQCESEHSSGVCGMSRLSASISQPCLSSISLQSAPDGPTQIFPFMYLGSQQDALDTEQMRKRGITHVVNLSIGCPRASSITSDENFLRIPVNDSYQEKLSPHFETAWEFLEGVRRSGNVVLIHCLAGISRSPTLAISYVMRYKNMSSEDAYRLVKEKRPSISPNFNFMGQLLEYEQLLIKKGLLSAEASSKRVDRPLSLKQEFDSEDNDSSVGPATKVPKSASTHCVFFDRPRDFSITTTARVNENGKRGLNDSLDRPKVLGLYNADTKRHIAEELPSPSTELSKLTFAGGLPSPSSPMVDHASLSLSNPCFVSPTREALHPEAASTHTEECETSRRSYFKHRIVSLFKSHQSTTCCPQSPQLKTSRPENLQSAGLPFFGLRKLNKANSPMLLTTTEEAESPESGYQFQDDEYKTSPEDLDRVSISSTGSEITVQ